A window of Novosphingobium terrae contains these coding sequences:
- a CDS encoding ketopantoate reductase family protein, with amino-acid sequence MEQSFSVAIIGAGALGSAIGGTLAAHGARVALVTRNPQHRDAVNSRGLLLAAPDGSATPVPVSAYANCSAIGETFDVAIVLTHSAGTEQAALDAASILRPDSTVFSLQNGLGQEDVLSEILGRGRIIGGKTYVGGLMLAPGKVQATVQGKRTLIGELNGQPSERAAQIARLMSDHGVPTEMPADIRSAIWDKLLINAATGALSTITRMPYGELYAQPEIERTACAAVAEAMAVARSEGIALTISEPMEAWRMASAGLPDNFRTSMLSTILKGGRSEIDFINGAIVARGQRNGVPTPVNAALVACIKGIEASGIFASIDGRTHA; translated from the coding sequence ATGGAACAGTCATTTTCAGTAGCCATCATCGGCGCAGGGGCGCTCGGGAGCGCGATCGGGGGTACATTGGCTGCCCACGGCGCCCGCGTGGCATTGGTCACACGCAACCCGCAGCATCGCGACGCTGTCAACAGCCGGGGACTCTTGCTGGCAGCCCCGGACGGCTCTGCGACTCCCGTACCCGTTTCCGCCTATGCGAATTGCTCCGCCATCGGCGAGACATTCGATGTCGCAATCGTCCTCACCCATTCGGCTGGTACCGAGCAGGCTGCGCTTGACGCCGCCTCCATCCTGCGTCCGGACAGCACGGTCTTCTCGCTTCAGAACGGGCTGGGCCAGGAAGATGTCCTGAGCGAGATCCTGGGCCGAGGCAGGATCATCGGCGGCAAGACCTATGTTGGCGGATTGATGCTGGCCCCGGGCAAGGTGCAGGCCACGGTGCAGGGCAAGCGCACGCTGATCGGCGAACTCAATGGACAGCCATCGGAACGCGCGGCGCAGATCGCCCGGCTGATGAGCGACCATGGCGTGCCGACCGAGATGCCGGCGGACATTCGTTCTGCGATCTGGGACAAGCTTCTGATCAATGCGGCAACCGGCGCGCTCTCGACGATCACCCGCATGCCCTATGGCGAGCTTTATGCTCAGCCCGAGATCGAGCGCACCGCCTGCGCCGCCGTTGCCGAAGCCATGGCGGTTGCCCGGTCGGAAGGCATTGCCCTCACCATTTCCGAGCCGATGGAGGCATGGAGGATGGCGAGCGCCGGACTACCCGATAATTTCCGCACCTCGATGCTTTCCACCATTCTCAAGGGCGGGCGCAGCGAAATCGACTTCATCAACGGCGCGATCGTTGCGCGGGGCCAGCGCAATGGCGTGCCCACGCCGGTCAATGCCGCGCTGGTCGCCTGCATCAAGGGCATCGAGGCGAGCGGTATCTTTGCCTCCATCGACGGAAGGACCCACGCATGA
- a CDS encoding LysR family transcriptional regulator, with translation MMADPHLLASFLAIYRHATVTAAAESLGLQQPTVSLHLRALRDLFDDPLFVRQAGRMLPTPRADALAGPASDVLDRLSQLTAPLPIFDAQASKRTFRLAMTDASQVTLLPAVLDHFTDHAPGLSVVVRLIDDALPAALIGGEVDLALGHIPWLEDCRQQALYTQNWVCLRRRSDARLDRAAYEAADHVTVASGTGAHLLDESLKNAGITRRIRLVVPGFLGLAPIIGSRTYLATIPRHSGMTLAALDPRTQVCELPFEAQSFRVSQYWHERYERDPGLIWLRKTMLTLFSKAANADTLQRDQSSP, from the coding sequence ATGATGGCGGATCCGCACCTTCTGGCCAGCTTCCTGGCGATTTATCGCCACGCCACGGTGACGGCAGCAGCAGAATCACTCGGACTGCAACAACCCACTGTTTCGCTTCATCTGCGCGCGCTGCGCGATCTGTTTGATGACCCGCTTTTCGTGCGGCAGGCGGGCCGGATGCTCCCTACCCCTCGGGCCGACGCATTGGCTGGGCCGGCGAGTGATGTTCTTGACCGCCTATCACAGCTCACAGCACCTCTTCCCATCTTCGACGCCCAGGCGAGCAAGCGCACCTTCCGCCTAGCGATGACCGATGCTAGCCAGGTCACCTTGCTTCCGGCTGTTCTCGACCACTTCACAGATCACGCGCCGGGGCTCTCGGTGGTTGTTCGCCTTATCGACGACGCGCTGCCTGCGGCGCTGATCGGTGGAGAGGTGGATCTGGCGCTTGGCCATATCCCATGGCTGGAAGATTGTCGGCAACAAGCGCTCTACACCCAGAACTGGGTCTGCCTGCGCCGGCGAAGCGACGCCAGATTGGACCGCGCCGCTTATGAAGCGGCCGATCATGTCACGGTCGCCTCCGGCACCGGGGCGCATCTGCTGGATGAGTCCCTGAAGAACGCGGGCATAACCCGCCGCATTCGTCTGGTCGTTCCGGGCTTCCTCGGACTTGCACCGATCATTGGCAGCAGAACGTATCTGGCGACGATCCCGCGGCATTCCGGCATGACGCTGGCAGCCCTCGATCCACGCACCCAGGTTTGTGAATTACCTTTCGAAGCGCAAAGCTTCAGGGTCTCGCAATATTGGCATGAAAGATACGAACGAGATCCTGGCCTGATCTGGCTGCGAAAAACCATGCTAACTCTCTTTAGCAAGGCCGCCAACGCCGACACCCTGCAACGGGATCAGAGCAGCCCTTAG
- a CDS encoding MFS transporter, protein MDDLRENMMQNRHLPDAVVGIGSDRSQFPFEHVHKMDEANVAAHEVKLKADHPTKRRFAMLGLIAATTMINYLDRTVLGVAAPLMSKDLKIGAAEMGLVFSAFAWTYVAAQLPGGAFLDRFGSRLTYFLSITLWSFLTIVQGFCTSTAALVAARLGLGVAEAPCFPGASRMVAAWFPQNERARATSIYTVGEYVGLALVSPLLFWLMPKLGWRLPFAILGGIGILFGLFWWRTYRDPHDDRKANKAEIDLIQTGGGMAGKPSTVRYEWKTIKKLLAQRQIWGAGIGQFAGNSALVFFLTWFPTYLATERGMNFKQMAFFSIFPYIAAAVGIVTGGYVSDLLIRRTGSVNLGRKLPIVTGLLLISSMATANFVSSNVAVIAIMAVAFFGQGMVGIGWTVISDIAPAGYQGLTGGIFNVVTNSSGIITPLGIGFIFSQTGSFTVALAIMSAIGVMGAAAYIFILGDVRRLEI, encoded by the coding sequence ATGGACGACCTTCGGGAGAACATGATGCAGAACCGGCACCTGCCGGATGCCGTAGTTGGAATCGGCTCCGACCGCAGTCAGTTTCCTTTTGAGCACGTTCACAAGATGGACGAGGCGAATGTTGCTGCCCATGAAGTGAAGTTGAAGGCCGATCATCCTACAAAGCGCCGGTTTGCGATGCTTGGGCTCATCGCTGCTACAACGATGATCAACTATCTCGACCGAACGGTTCTTGGTGTCGCGGCTCCATTGATGTCGAAGGACCTCAAGATAGGAGCAGCCGAAATGGGGCTGGTCTTCTCTGCATTCGCATGGACATATGTTGCAGCTCAGCTGCCAGGCGGAGCGTTTCTCGATCGCTTCGGATCTCGCCTGACCTATTTTCTTTCCATCACACTCTGGTCATTTTTGACCATTGTGCAGGGGTTTTGCACGAGTACCGCAGCGCTGGTGGCTGCACGCCTCGGACTCGGTGTGGCTGAGGCCCCATGTTTCCCCGGCGCTAGCCGAATGGTGGCCGCTTGGTTTCCGCAGAACGAACGCGCTCGGGCCACCAGCATCTACACCGTAGGGGAATATGTTGGCCTTGCGCTAGTTAGTCCTCTTCTCTTTTGGCTGATGCCAAAGTTGGGGTGGCGCCTCCCGTTCGCGATATTGGGCGGCATCGGCATTTTGTTCGGCCTGTTTTGGTGGAGAACCTACAGGGACCCTCACGACGACCGGAAGGCCAACAAAGCTGAAATCGACCTTATCCAGACTGGCGGAGGAATGGCTGGCAAGCCTTCGACGGTACGTTACGAATGGAAAACGATAAAGAAGCTCTTGGCTCAACGGCAGATCTGGGGGGCTGGTATCGGTCAGTTTGCCGGTAACTCTGCATTGGTGTTCTTTCTCACTTGGTTTCCGACATATTTGGCTACTGAGCGTGGAATGAACTTCAAGCAGATGGCGTTCTTCTCGATATTTCCTTACATCGCGGCCGCCGTTGGGATTGTAACAGGCGGCTATGTTTCGGACCTGCTGATCCGACGGACTGGCTCGGTCAATCTTGGGCGCAAGCTTCCCATTGTCACCGGCCTTCTTTTGATCAGCAGCATGGCAACAGCCAATTTTGTCAGCAGCAACGTCGCAGTTATCGCTATCATGGCGGTCGCTTTCTTCGGGCAAGGAATGGTCGGAATCGGGTGGACAGTGATCTCCGATATCGCTCCGGCGGGCTATCAAGGTTTGACGGGCGGTATTTTCAACGTCGTGACCAATAGCTCGGGAATTATAACGCCCCTCGGGATTGGATTTATTTTTTCACAGACGGGATCATTTACTGTCGCTTTGGCCATCATGTCGGCCATCGGCGTGATGGGTGCCGCCGCCTATATCTTTATTCTTGGTGATGTCCGTCGCCTCGAGATCTGA
- the aroQ gene encoding type II 3-dehydroquinate dehydratase produces the protein MSKLVYILNGPNLNLLGKRQPAIYGYETLADVEGACTTLAAELGLELRFHQSNAEYAIIDWIHEARENAAGIIINPAAFTHTSVAILDALNTFESPVIEVHISNVHKRESFRHHSYVSLRADGVIAGFGTQGYTLALRRIATLVAEKAK, from the coding sequence ATGAGTAAGCTCGTCTATATTTTGAACGGACCCAATCTCAATCTGCTCGGCAAGCGCCAGCCCGCGATTTACGGCTATGAGACGCTTGCGGATGTCGAGGGCGCATGCACGACATTGGCGGCCGAACTTGGACTCGAGTTGCGTTTCCACCAGAGCAATGCCGAGTATGCGATCATCGACTGGATCCATGAAGCGCGCGAAAATGCTGCGGGCATCATCATCAATCCGGCCGCCTTCACACATACGTCGGTGGCAATTCTCGATGCGCTCAACACGTTCGAGTCGCCGGTCATCGAGGTTCACATTTCCAACGTCCACAAGCGCGAGAGCTTCCGCCATCACAGCTATGTGTCGTTGCGCGCCGATGGCGTGATCGCCGGCTTCGGCACTCAGGGCTACACGCTCGCGCTGCGCCGCATCGCGACGCTCGTGGCGGAGAAGGCCAAGTGA
- a CDS encoding Gfo/Idh/MocA family protein: MACPEAELAAIVDPSDVGRDMAAALGVAWQPSFAALMEVDRPDGIMISTPNQMHAQNAIEGIEAGVAVLVEKPLADNVPDAIRIVEAGERLGVPVLTGHHRRHNRMIQRAKAVIDSGRLGTVVAAHGSCWFFKPDDYFDIPWRRQVGAGPVFLNLIHDVDNLRYFFGDVESVQAFESNAVRGNPVEETSVILLRFANGVLATITVSDTIVAPWSWELTTGENPVYHETSENCYTIGGTHGSLTVPRLTHWSNPDKRSWWEPVNQEQLEHEGGDPLQFQILNFCEVIRGQAAPVCSGREGLETLRVIEAVKTAARTGALVKLDSTAVLA, from the coding sequence ATGGCCTGCCCGGAAGCGGAACTGGCGGCCATCGTCGATCCTTCCGATGTCGGGCGCGATATGGCGGCGGCCCTTGGCGTGGCCTGGCAGCCCAGCTTCGCGGCCTTGATGGAGGTTGATCGCCCCGACGGCATCATGATTTCCACCCCGAACCAGATGCATGCCCAAAATGCCATCGAGGGCATCGAGGCAGGTGTCGCGGTGCTGGTCGAAAAGCCCCTGGCCGATAACGTCCCGGACGCGATCCGTATCGTGGAGGCCGGCGAGCGTCTTGGTGTGCCGGTTCTGACCGGGCATCATCGTCGCCACAATCGCATGATCCAGCGCGCGAAGGCGGTGATCGATTCCGGTCGGCTCGGAACCGTGGTTGCCGCACACGGCTCGTGCTGGTTCTTCAAGCCGGACGACTATTTTGACATTCCCTGGCGGCGCCAGGTGGGGGCAGGGCCCGTTTTCCTGAACCTCATCCATGACGTCGACAATCTGCGTTACTTCTTCGGCGACGTCGAGAGCGTGCAGGCCTTTGAGTCGAACGCGGTGCGTGGCAATCCTGTCGAAGAAACCTCGGTCATCCTGCTTCGCTTTGCCAATGGTGTTCTGGCGACGATCACGGTGTCCGACACCATCGTGGCACCTTGGAGCTGGGAACTGACGACGGGCGAGAACCCGGTTTATCATGAAACCAGTGAGAATTGCTACACGATCGGCGGCACCCATGGGTCGCTGACGGTGCCCCGCCTGACTCATTGGTCCAACCCGGACAAGCGTAGTTGGTGGGAGCCGGTCAATCAGGAGCAGCTTGAGCATGAAGGGGGCGACCCCCTGCAGTTCCAGATCCTCAATTTCTGCGAGGTGATCCGGGGGCAGGCCGCCCCGGTGTGCTCTGGTCGTGAGGGACTGGAGACGTTGCGGGTCATCGAGGCGGTGAAGACCGCCGCCCGTACCGGCGCTTTGGTCAAACTCGATAGCACGGCCGTGCTGGCCTGA
- a CDS encoding TonB-dependent receptor plug domain-containing protein, with protein MKDRFIGVSVVAMMCATTAQAQTAEPSVGATPPAAITQAQDTPAQSTVDQTADAPGSSSAGTSASPSASDIIVTGSRIARKDYQSASPILTTNQEALKASGSVNIEGSLNQLPQFVPGTGSQAGGGTAAATGGRATLNLRGLGDRRNLVLLDGRRLPPSNMFNVVDVNVVPMSLIESVETITGGASAVYGSDAVSGVVNFRTRRKMHGVEFDGQIGNTFLGDRKTVDLSATGGFSAIDGRLNVIGSVSYTQRDELLAPQRSFFDQASLSGYIGQGLYVPAGDNLPSQAAVNAAFANQAPGTVARTNSLGFNNNGSLFSQLGATNFQGAVPPNYTTVGGSFRQISSQQQTFDRPLERETGFMRAEFEINDALTLYGQGLYSHTDTNVSAGNSLTQFITASVSPNNPFIPASLASILASRPNPTANFTLNKRFVELPWRRVYTQFDTSQIIAGLRGKFGIGDWTFDLYGSRDRNIVNTSIPYGVLGDRVNKLLQASDGGASLCTGGYNPFGLANVTAISPSCVAYMTANIRSRESIQQNTVEGSAQGSLFKLPAGDAKLSVVATYRDNKYSFAPDAQLVAGNVFATNQTNPTSGSTSVKEIAGELFVPILVDKPFVRALNLTGGLRRSQYNITGGVTTWKGELEWSPARAILFRGGYQRAIRAPNIGELFSSATGSQVQFGNPPTAGDPCDVRGSARSGANAAKLRALCVATGVPDGLADSYTYATNAIASITTGSTALKPEKASTLTAGVVLRPRFNSPALANVSFSVDFYDIRITDVISTVAGNTALSKCYNLDGSNPTYSASNPFCALVKRDATGGISSVNLPYQNLGGLRTRGVDFQLDWTARLGNWGKLGKANFALNSVISYLDSYKIENLPGQGFQEFAGTIDYTNGLPLPRWRYTTTGNLSLGKVGVGLRWRHLDGMRDVSSVISPSAVAPGVPAYDIFDLTGQVSVNERLQIRFGVTNLANKQPPVVGGVLGQTLPGTYDIIGRSFYMGAKVHF; from the coding sequence ATGAAGGACCGTTTTATCGGTGTGTCCGTCGTGGCCATGATGTGCGCGACGACTGCTCAAGCACAAACCGCCGAACCTTCGGTGGGCGCCACGCCGCCAGCTGCCATCACGCAAGCGCAAGATACGCCAGCTCAATCGACCGTGGACCAGACAGCTGATGCTCCGGGCAGCAGCAGCGCTGGCACTTCGGCCAGCCCGTCTGCCTCCGACATCATCGTGACCGGTTCGCGTATCGCGCGCAAGGACTATCAGTCCGCCAGCCCGATCCTGACGACGAACCAGGAAGCGCTCAAGGCGTCCGGCTCCGTGAATATCGAGGGGTCGCTCAACCAATTGCCGCAATTCGTCCCGGGCACAGGATCGCAGGCCGGTGGCGGCACGGCGGCGGCGACGGGTGGGCGGGCCACGCTCAACCTGCGAGGGCTGGGCGACCGGCGCAATCTCGTTCTGCTCGACGGGCGCCGTCTGCCGCCCTCCAACATGTTCAATGTGGTCGACGTGAACGTCGTGCCCATGTCCCTGATCGAGAGCGTCGAGACAATCACGGGCGGCGCCTCGGCGGTCTATGGCTCCGATGCTGTCTCCGGCGTGGTCAATTTCCGCACCCGTCGCAAGATGCATGGCGTGGAGTTCGACGGGCAGATCGGCAACACCTTCCTCGGCGATCGCAAGACCGTCGATCTCTCGGCGACGGGCGGCTTCTCGGCGATCGACGGCCGGCTCAACGTCATCGGCAGTGTGTCCTACACCCAGCGCGACGAATTGCTCGCACCGCAGCGCTCGTTCTTCGATCAGGCCTCATTGTCGGGGTACATCGGTCAGGGGTTATATGTGCCGGCCGGTGACAATCTGCCCTCTCAGGCTGCGGTCAACGCCGCCTTCGCCAATCAGGCTCCGGGCACCGTTGCGCGCACCAATTCGCTGGGCTTCAACAACAATGGCTCGCTCTTCAGTCAATTGGGAGCGACCAATTTTCAGGGCGCCGTGCCGCCGAATTACACGACGGTCGGCGGCTCGTTCCGCCAGATTTCGTCGCAGCAGCAGACCTTCGATCGGCCGCTGGAGCGCGAGACCGGCTTTATGCGGGCCGAGTTCGAGATCAACGACGCGCTCACCCTGTATGGGCAGGGGCTTTATTCCCACACCGACACCAATGTGAGCGCGGGCAACAGCCTGACCCAGTTCATTACCGCGAGCGTCTCGCCCAACAATCCCTTCATTCCTGCCAGCCTGGCGTCGATTCTGGCTTCGCGGCCCAACCCGACGGCCAATTTCACGCTTAACAAGCGCTTCGTCGAACTGCCCTGGCGCCGGGTGTACACCCAGTTCGATACGAGCCAGATCATCGCCGGCCTGCGCGGCAAGTTCGGTATCGGTGACTGGACCTTTGACCTCTATGGCAGCCGGGACCGCAACATCGTCAACACCAGCATCCCTTATGGCGTGCTCGGGGACCGGGTGAACAAGCTGCTTCAAGCCTCCGACGGCGGCGCATCGCTGTGCACGGGGGGATACAATCCCTTTGGCCTGGCCAATGTCACCGCCATCTCGCCTTCCTGCGTGGCCTATATGACGGCGAACATCCGCAGCCGTGAAAGCATACAGCAGAACACGGTCGAGGGCAGCGCCCAGGGCAGCCTGTTCAAGCTGCCCGCAGGTGATGCGAAGCTGTCGGTGGTGGCGACGTATCGCGACAACAAATACAGCTTCGCACCCGATGCCCAGCTCGTGGCGGGAAATGTCTTCGCCACCAACCAGACCAACCCCACCAGCGGCAGCACCTCGGTCAAGGAGATCGCGGGTGAGCTGTTCGTACCGATCCTGGTCGACAAGCCGTTCGTCCGTGCGCTGAACCTCACCGGCGGTTTGCGTCGCTCGCAATACAACATCACGGGCGGGGTCACGACCTGGAAGGGTGAACTCGAATGGTCGCCGGCCCGCGCGATCCTCTTCCGGGGCGGCTACCAGCGCGCCATCCGCGCGCCCAACATCGGCGAGCTGTTCAGCTCGGCCACAGGCAGCCAGGTGCAGTTTGGCAATCCGCCCACTGCAGGCGATCCGTGCGATGTGCGCGGTTCGGCGCGTAGCGGCGCCAATGCGGCCAAGTTGCGAGCGCTTTGCGTCGCGACCGGCGTTCCCGACGGTCTGGCTGACAGCTACACCTATGCGACCAATGCCATCGCCTCGATCACCACGGGCTCGACGGCGCTGAAGCCTGAAAAGGCCTCGACGCTCACGGCTGGCGTGGTGCTTCGTCCTCGGTTCAATTCGCCAGCACTCGCGAATGTCTCGTTTTCGGTCGATTTCTACGACATCCGCATCACCGATGTCATCTCCACGGTGGCCGGCAACACCGCCCTGTCCAAATGCTACAATCTGGATGGGTCGAACCCGACCTACAGCGCAAGCAACCCGTTCTGCGCGCTGGTCAAGCGCGATGCGACAGGGGGCATCTCCAGCGTCAACCTGCCCTATCAGAATCTGGGTGGATTGCGGACCCGTGGTGTCGACTTCCAGCTTGATTGGACGGCGCGCCTTGGCAATTGGGGCAAGCTGGGCAAAGCGAACTTCGCGCTGAATTCGGTGATCAGCTATCTCGACAGCTACAAGATCGAGAATCTGCCCGGACAAGGTTTTCAGGAGTTTGCCGGCACCATCGATTACACCAACGGGCTGCCGCTGCCCCGCTGGCGCTACACGACCACGGGCAATCTCTCGCTCGGCAAGGTCGGCGTGGGCCTGCGTTGGCGGCATCTCGACGGAATGCGCGATGTCTCGAGCGTGATCTCACCCAGCGCTGTCGCCCCCGGTGTGCCCGCCTACGACATCTTTGATCTGACCGGTCAGGTGAGTGTCAATGAGCGTTTACAGATCCGCTTCGGCGTCACCAATCTTGCCAACAAGCAGCCGCCTGTTGTCGGTGGCGTGCTGGGGCAGACCTTGCCGGGCACGTATGACATCATCGGCCGCTCGTTCTACATGGGAGCCAAGGTGCATTTCTGA
- a CDS encoding TetR/AcrR family transcriptional regulator, translating into MRIRGEMSNLAKSDRTRASILEAATEEFALMGLAGATIDAIAARTKKSKRMIFHYFGSKQNLYVAVLEQAYRAIRSREAALNLDNMPPREALTLLVQETFDHHDQNLTYSQLVGLENIHQGDNMEASEAIKAANANTVPSLKRLIDRGLETGAFTIPIDPIDLHYAISALCVFRIRNRYTFSNVVGKDIRGTEISNRHRAMAVDAILALVGAR; encoded by the coding sequence ATGCGAATTCGTGGTGAAATGTCCAACCTTGCGAAATCAGATCGGACCCGCGCCAGCATCTTGGAGGCCGCGACAGAGGAATTCGCTCTGATGGGGCTCGCGGGCGCTACCATCGATGCGATCGCCGCACGGACCAAAAAGTCCAAGCGCATGATCTTCCACTATTTCGGAAGCAAGCAGAACCTTTACGTCGCCGTTCTCGAGCAGGCCTACCGCGCGATTCGATCGCGCGAGGCTGCCCTGAATCTCGACAACATGCCGCCTCGCGAGGCATTGACCCTGCTGGTGCAGGAAACTTTCGACCACCACGATCAAAATCTCACATACAGCCAGCTCGTTGGGCTTGAGAATATCCATCAAGGTGACAATATGGAGGCATCGGAGGCGATAAAGGCGGCCAATGCCAACACCGTTCCCTCACTCAAGCGCCTCATCGACCGAGGGCTCGAAACCGGGGCATTCACCATTCCTATCGACCCGATCGATCTCCATTATGCGATTTCTGCACTTTGCGTCTTCCGCATTCGCAACCGCTATACATTCAGCAATGTCGTGGGCAAGGATATCCGCGGGACTGAGATCAGCAACCGTCATAGGGCGATGGCTGTCGACGCCATTCTGGCGCTGGTCGGGGCCAGATAA
- a CDS encoding GntR family transcriptional regulator — translation MRGDIAPGTKLNIRALREQFAVSLSPLREALSRLAAEGLIEAIDQRGYRVTRLSLRNLNEVIAMRQELEGLALRESISRRDKAWLEGISAAHEALLRQERSRHFRVEEWEIAHRAFHDALIAGADMPLLLATCNGLHDRSDRYRRVFLSRQPKDRKVVDEHAAILKAALEKNSEEAVNLLKAHIKRTGTNVSKEIAELEDEQPASGIAAT, via the coding sequence ATGCGTGGCGATATTGCGCCGGGCACCAAGCTGAACATCAGGGCGCTCCGAGAGCAATTCGCCGTCAGTTTGAGCCCGCTGCGCGAGGCTTTGTCACGCCTGGCTGCCGAAGGCTTGATCGAAGCGATCGATCAGCGAGGCTATCGGGTAACGCGCCTGTCACTGCGCAATCTCAACGAGGTCATCGCCATGCGGCAGGAGCTCGAAGGTCTAGCTTTGCGCGAGTCCATATCCCGGAGGGATAAGGCGTGGCTTGAGGGGATCAGCGCGGCCCATGAGGCCCTGCTGCGCCAGGAACGATCGCGCCATTTCCGGGTGGAGGAATGGGAGATCGCGCATCGGGCCTTTCATGATGCCTTGATCGCTGGCGCGGATATGCCGCTCCTTTTAGCTACCTGCAACGGGCTCCATGATCGGTCCGACCGGTATCGTCGCGTTTTCTTGAGCAGGCAACCGAAAGATCGCAAAGTCGTTGATGAACATGCCGCCATCCTAAAAGCTGCGCTCGAAAAGAACAGCGAGGAGGCCGTCAACCTTCTCAAAGCACACATCAAACGAACAGGAACGAATGTCTCTAAGGAAATAGCCGAGCTGGAGGACGAGCAACCGGCTTCGGGGATCGCAGCTACATAG
- a CDS encoding TetR family transcriptional regulator: MRFEQPKRYGNVENADTPRMLMATIPKSDKTRARILEAATEEFSQMGLSGARVEAIAARSTNSKRMIYHYFGSKEKLYAAVLEHAYQMFRIREESLGLQDMPPADALSRLVEETFDYHESAPNFVRLVAIENIHYGEHIRRSSAITKANATAVPLVAGILERGYKEGVFQRKIHPIDLHYMISALCVFRVGHLHTFSAVVGHDLYEPELRARQRSMIVRAVLDTVGATSPS; the protein is encoded by the coding sequence TTGCGTTTTGAGCAACCGAAGCGCTACGGTAACGTCGAGAATGCAGACACACCGAGGATGCTGATGGCAACCATTCCAAAATCAGACAAGACCCGCGCTCGAATCCTCGAGGCGGCAACGGAAGAATTTTCCCAAATGGGATTGAGCGGCGCAAGGGTCGAGGCGATCGCGGCGCGCTCGACGAACTCAAAAAGAATGATATATCATTATTTCGGTAGCAAGGAAAAGCTCTACGCGGCTGTTCTGGAACATGCCTACCAGATGTTTCGCATCAGGGAAGAGAGCCTTGGATTGCAGGATATGCCCCCTGCGGACGCCCTGAGCCGACTTGTGGAAGAGACGTTCGACTATCACGAGTCTGCTCCCAACTTCGTCCGCCTGGTTGCCATCGAGAATATTCACTATGGCGAACATATCCGTCGATCGTCCGCGATCACGAAAGCGAATGCGACGGCGGTGCCTCTGGTGGCCGGAATTCTCGAGCGGGGGTATAAGGAGGGTGTATTCCAGCGAAAAATCCATCCTATCGACCTGCATTACATGATCAGTGCGCTCTGCGTGTTCCGCGTCGGACACCTCCATACGTTTAGCGCTGTCGTTGGCCACGATCTGTACGAGCCCGAACTCCGAGCGCGCCAGCGGTCCATGATCGTCCGCGCCGTGCTCGATACCGTCGGTGCGACATCGCCGAGCTGA